A genomic region of Dunckerocampus dactyliophorus isolate RoL2022-P2 chromosome 10, RoL_Ddac_1.1, whole genome shotgun sequence contains the following coding sequences:
- the rp2 gene encoding protein XRP2 isoform X1: MGCFFSKKSKRKSSEKQERTPTSTTVETTTSNAVPLGNNTDEAAPKQYSWDKRDKVDPKDYMLTGLKGVTAGRLPGKLNGQQFVIQECENCDIFVFDHSATITIDDCVNCRVVLGPVRGSVFFRDCKDIKCVVACQQFRTRDCKKMEVFLCCATQPIIESSTGMKFGCFQYYYPELAFHFKDAGLSIFNNNWSNIHDFTPVSGETNWSLLPESAAVLESVPAPDSESDFKSVRISADPGRSIVPLTKGGRRKDSEESCLFVFFAGEYTTANARKMIDEATAKGFVLIQTKEVSMRPEDVKRVFQNNAEDLVEWITKGPVIALELNGDGVVEACKNIASEVFSGTKVFVSDNKNTSCRDVDSFFNFADMQMGL, from the exons ATGGGGTGCTTTTTTTCGAAGAAATCCAAGCGAAAGTCGTCAGAAAAACAGGAGCGGACGCCGACATCGACGACTGTGGAAACTACCACAAGCAACGCTGTTCCCCTTGGCAACAACACCGATGAGGCGGCACCGAAGCAGTACAGCTGGGACAAGAGGGACAAG GTTGACCCCAAAGACTACATGCTGACAGGCCTCAAGGGCGTCACGGCCGGTCGTCTCCCCGGAAAGCTGAACGGTCAACAGTTTGTCATCCAGGAGTGCGAGAACTGCGACATCTTCGTGTTCGACCACTCGGCGACCATCACAATTGACGACTGCGTCAACTGCCGCGTGGTCCTGGGCCCCGTCAGGGGCAGCGTCTTCTTCCGGGACTGCAAGGACATCAAGTGCGTGGTGGCGTGCCAGCAGTTCCGCACACGGGACTGTAAAAAGATGGAGGTGTTTTTGTGCTGTGCCACGCAGCCTATCATCGAGTCGTCCACCGGCATGAAGTTCGGCTGCTTCCAGTACTACTACCCTGAGCTGGCCTTCCACTTCAAGGACGCCGGCCTCAGCATCTTCAACAACAACTGGAGCAACATCCATGACTTCACACCCGTCTCCGGAGAGACCAACTGGAGCCTGCTGCCGGAGAGCGCTGCCGTGCTGGAGTCGGTGCCGGCCCCGGATTCCGAGTCGGACTTCAAGTCCGTGCGGATCTCGGCAGACCCGGGGCGCAGCATCGTGCCTTTGACGAAAGGAGGACGACGCAAAGACAGTGAAGAGTCGtgcctgtttgttttcttcgCCGGAGAGTACACCACCGCCAATGCACGAAAGATGATTGATGAG GCTACTGCCAAAGGCTTTGTGCTGATCCAGACTAAGGAAGTGTCGATGCGGCCCGAAGATGTCAAGCGTGTGTTTCAAAACAACGCTGAGGATCTGGTGGAGTGGATCACGAAAG GTCCCGTCATCGCCCTGGAGCTGAATGGTGACGGCGTGGTGGAAGCCTGCAAGAACATCGCCAGTGAGGTGTTCAGCGGCACAAAG GTGTTTGTCTCGGACAACAAGAACACATCTTGTCGAGACGTGGACAGCTTCTTCAACTTCGCCGACATGCAGATGGGCTTGTGA
- the rp2 gene encoding protein XRP2 isoform X2, giving the protein MLTGLKGVTAGRLPGKLNGQQFVIQECENCDIFVFDHSATITIDDCVNCRVVLGPVRGSVFFRDCKDIKCVVACQQFRTRDCKKMEVFLCCATQPIIESSTGMKFGCFQYYYPELAFHFKDAGLSIFNNNWSNIHDFTPVSGETNWSLLPESAAVLESVPAPDSESDFKSVRISADPGRSIVPLTKGGRRKDSEESCLFVFFAGEYTTANARKMIDEATAKGFVLIQTKEVSMRPEDVKRVFQNNAEDLVEWITKGPVIALELNGDGVVEACKNIASEVFSGTKVFVSDNKNTSCRDVDSFFNFADMQMGL; this is encoded by the exons ATGCTGACAGGCCTCAAGGGCGTCACGGCCGGTCGTCTCCCCGGAAAGCTGAACGGTCAACAGTTTGTCATCCAGGAGTGCGAGAACTGCGACATCTTCGTGTTCGACCACTCGGCGACCATCACAATTGACGACTGCGTCAACTGCCGCGTGGTCCTGGGCCCCGTCAGGGGCAGCGTCTTCTTCCGGGACTGCAAGGACATCAAGTGCGTGGTGGCGTGCCAGCAGTTCCGCACACGGGACTGTAAAAAGATGGAGGTGTTTTTGTGCTGTGCCACGCAGCCTATCATCGAGTCGTCCACCGGCATGAAGTTCGGCTGCTTCCAGTACTACTACCCTGAGCTGGCCTTCCACTTCAAGGACGCCGGCCTCAGCATCTTCAACAACAACTGGAGCAACATCCATGACTTCACACCCGTCTCCGGAGAGACCAACTGGAGCCTGCTGCCGGAGAGCGCTGCCGTGCTGGAGTCGGTGCCGGCCCCGGATTCCGAGTCGGACTTCAAGTCCGTGCGGATCTCGGCAGACCCGGGGCGCAGCATCGTGCCTTTGACGAAAGGAGGACGACGCAAAGACAGTGAAGAGTCGtgcctgtttgttttcttcgCCGGAGAGTACACCACCGCCAATGCACGAAAGATGATTGATGAG GCTACTGCCAAAGGCTTTGTGCTGATCCAGACTAAGGAAGTGTCGATGCGGCCCGAAGATGTCAAGCGTGTGTTTCAAAACAACGCTGAGGATCTGGTGGAGTGGATCACGAAAG GTCCCGTCATCGCCCTGGAGCTGAATGGTGACGGCGTGGTGGAAGCCTGCAAGAACATCGCCAGTGAGGTGTTCAGCGGCACAAAG GTGTTTGTCTCGGACAACAAGAACACATCTTGTCGAGACGTGGACAGCTTCTTCAACTTCGCCGACATGCAGATGGGCTTGTGA